The Sphingobacterium bambusae genome includes a window with the following:
- a CDS encoding RagB/SusD family nutrient uptake outer membrane protein, which translates to MKKKNKETIRMKNSLKTCLLFGLLLLGSCNKFMDIVPDNVAQLEQAFSMRTMAERYLFTCYSWIPRGYYLSSNAALLSGDEFWLNSTSNFSQGNWPNWYIAMGGQNTNSPLLNFWDGNNQSTAGDEQISLWRGIRDCNIFLENIHRVPDMDPTEKERWAAEVQFLKVYFHYYLLRMYGPIPIVDVNTPTFEDPANISFERQSTDEVFTYIVSKIDSVMPLLMPDLLLPAQENGRVTQVVAKAMKAEILVTAASPLFNGNGDYPSYNNAQGQPLFNASFSAEKWRLAAQACKEAIDAAHAAGRSLQTWTPAPTMAKAPQQSTIFQMNLRQAVTERQNNAEAIWVNNRSSAVLDHQARAFMPRSIDPARITNQSMGGYLAPTLNMVMKFYSKNGVPIEEDFTWDYAKRFDLRNVPVGESPYSYNLISGYTTVGLHFDRENRFYGALSFDGGRYFMNNNNNDSLAYATNARPGGNIAATNSPTQYSGTGYTPKKLVSYMNTIGENNNFTTYVYPFTMMRLGNLYLLYAEALNEIDGPSEEAFTYLDAIRERSGLRGVVESWADFSINPGKPNTQDGLREIIHRERTIELAFESQRYWDLRRWKTAQAELNTPIYGWDIRQITPQTYYRRVVMYNRTFTQRDYFWPISIAEIRRNPKLLQTPLWQ; encoded by the coding sequence ATGAAGAAAAAAAATAAAGAAACGATACGTATGAAAAATAGCCTAAAAACATGCCTTCTTTTCGGGCTGTTGCTGCTAGGCAGCTGCAATAAATTTATGGATATCGTGCCCGATAATGTCGCCCAACTCGAGCAGGCGTTCAGCATGCGCACGATGGCCGAACGCTACCTATTCACCTGCTACAGCTGGATTCCTCGAGGCTACTACCTGAGTTCCAATGCCGCTTTGCTTTCGGGCGATGAATTTTGGTTGAACTCCACCAGCAACTTCTCGCAGGGTAACTGGCCCAATTGGTACATCGCTATGGGCGGACAGAACACCAATAGTCCGCTCCTCAATTTTTGGGATGGCAACAACCAGAGTACCGCCGGCGACGAGCAAATATCGCTGTGGCGCGGCATCCGCGATTGCAACATCTTCTTGGAGAATATTCACCGCGTGCCCGACATGGATCCCACGGAAAAAGAACGATGGGCCGCCGAGGTGCAGTTCTTAAAAGTATATTTCCACTACTACCTACTCCGGATGTATGGTCCTATCCCGATTGTGGATGTCAACACGCCAACCTTTGAAGATCCGGCCAACATCAGTTTCGAACGTCAATCCACCGACGAGGTGTTTACCTATATCGTTTCAAAAATCGACAGTGTGATGCCGCTCTTGATGCCCGACCTGCTGTTGCCCGCACAAGAAAATGGACGCGTGACGCAAGTAGTAGCCAAAGCCATGAAAGCCGAAATATTGGTCACGGCAGCCAGCCCATTGTTTAATGGAAATGGAGACTATCCAAGTTATAACAACGCGCAAGGACAGCCGCTGTTCAACGCCAGCTTCAGCGCTGAGAAATGGCGCTTAGCCGCCCAAGCCTGTAAAGAGGCAATCGATGCGGCACACGCTGCCGGCCGATCCCTACAAACCTGGACACCTGCGCCCACCATGGCCAAGGCGCCACAGCAGAGCACCATCTTCCAAATGAACCTGCGCCAAGCCGTAACCGAGCGGCAGAACAATGCGGAAGCCATATGGGTAAACAACCGCAGTTCGGCTGTGCTAGACCACCAAGCGCGCGCCTTCATGCCGCGCAGTATCGATCCAGCACGTATCACCAACCAGTCCATGGGTGGTTACCTCGCGCCAACCTTGAATATGGTCATGAAGTTTTACAGCAAGAATGGCGTGCCCATCGAAGAAGATTTCACTTGGGACTACGCCAAACGTTTCGACCTGCGCAATGTGCCTGTGGGCGAGTCGCCCTACTCCTACAATTTAATCTCCGGATACACCACGGTAGGCCTACATTTCGACCGCGAAAACCGCTTCTATGGCGCACTGTCCTTTGATGGCGGCCGCTACTTTATGAACAATAACAACAACGACTCATTGGCCTACGCCACTAATGCTCGTCCAGGCGGGAATATAGCCGCCACGAACTCGCCTACCCAATATTCAGGCACAGGCTACACCCCTAAAAAACTGGTGAGCTATATGAACACCATTGGCGAGAACAACAACTTCACCACCTACGTCTATCCTTTTACGATGATGCGATTGGGTAATCTATACCTCCTCTACGCCGAGGCGCTCAATGAGATCGATGGTCCTTCTGAGGAAGCATTCACCTATCTTGATGCCATCCGCGAGCGTAGCGGGTTGCGTGGCGTGGTTGAATCTTGGGCCGACTTTTCCATCAATCCCGGTAAACCCAATACACAGGACGGACTACGCGAAATCATCCATCGCGAGCGTACGATCGAGCTGGCCTTCGAGTCGCAGCGCTATTGGGATCTCAGACGTTGGAAAACCGCACAGGCCGAGCTCAATACACCGATCTATGGATGGGATATTCGGCAGATAACCCCACAAACCTATTACCGCAGAGTGGTGATGTACAACCGTACCTTCACCCAGCGCGATTATTTCTGGCCCATTAGCATTGCCGAGATAAGGCGCAATCCAAAGCTTCTGCAAACGCCTCTTTGGCAATAG
- a CDS encoding DUF5000 domain-containing lipoprotein → MNTLKKILSYSLLALLSTLVISCEDKQAPGPSRTGEKPDAISTFQVRSIPGGAVISYDLPNNRDLRYVKAVYTLGDGTVRENKASIYQNSIVVDGFAQAGEYPVSLVAVSVGEVESDPKPLTVTTLTPPYLLTLETIANEGNLLPTFGGIRLHYENAVEAPIVIHVLAKNDNGQWQRATDHYTKRGVGMFNVRGFAAEPREFGIYITDRWNNRSDTLVRTFLPIFEVMMEKSLFRTYNLPSDTYAAHTGFRSTEVLWDGAHRVASTILHTKPGSGIPQHFSFDMGVQAMLSRFVMHSRLDHEYRFNHPKVFELWGSNEPNPDGSWETWTQVGTFTSIKPSGLPLGEQTADDIAYARAGEEFDVELQQVPYRYWRFRTLDTWGGNSDVALGELTFYGKVE, encoded by the coding sequence ATGAACACGCTAAAAAAAATATTATCATACAGCCTACTCGCTTTGCTGAGCACCCTTGTGATCTCCTGTGAAGACAAGCAGGCACCCGGGCCATCGCGCACCGGTGAAAAACCAGATGCCATCAGCACCTTTCAGGTACGCAGTATTCCAGGAGGAGCCGTCATCAGCTACGACCTACCCAACAACAGGGATCTGCGCTACGTCAAAGCCGTGTATACCCTTGGGGATGGCACCGTACGCGAAAACAAAGCTTCCATTTACCAAAACAGCATTGTTGTTGATGGTTTTGCCCAAGCGGGCGAATACCCAGTGAGCCTTGTCGCGGTTAGTGTCGGCGAAGTGGAGTCCGATCCGAAGCCATTGACCGTAACCACCCTCACACCGCCCTATTTACTGACCTTAGAAACGATTGCCAACGAGGGCAATCTACTGCCTACTTTCGGCGGTATCCGCTTGCACTACGAAAATGCGGTGGAGGCCCCCATCGTGATCCATGTGCTGGCGAAAAATGACAACGGGCAGTGGCAGCGCGCCACTGACCATTATACCAAGCGTGGAGTAGGCATGTTCAACGTACGTGGCTTTGCCGCAGAACCGCGCGAATTTGGGATCTACATTACCGACCGTTGGAACAATCGTTCCGACACCCTAGTGCGTACCTTCCTACCCATATTCGAAGTGATGATGGAAAAGTCTCTCTTCCGGACCTACAACCTACCCAGCGATACCTATGCCGCGCATACCGGATTTCGCTCCACCGAGGTTCTTTGGGATGGCGCCCATCGTGTAGCCTCCACTATTTTGCATACCAAGCCGGGCAGTGGCATACCACAGCATTTCAGCTTTGACATGGGCGTACAGGCCATGCTCAGCCGTTTCGTGATGCACTCGCGCTTAGACCACGAATACCGCTTTAACCATCCGAAAGTTTTTGAGCTCTGGGGTTCCAACGAACCAAACCCCGACGGGAGCTGGGAAACATGGACACAGGTAGGCACCTTTACCTCCATCAAACCTTCGGGCTTGCCACTGGGCGAACAAACTGCCGACGACATTGCCTATGCACGTGCCGGTGAAGAGTTTGACGTCGAGTTGCAACAAGTTCCCTACCGCTATTGGCGCTTTCGTACACTGGATACCTGGGGCGGAAATTCCGATGTTGCTTTGGGTGAACTGACCTTTTATGGAAAAGTAGAATAA
- a CDS encoding DUF4998 domain-containing protein codes for MKTKKIYRHFSILVLSIILLWRCTPIDYYYSDYLENAEKVYPGKVDSISFKPGYNRAAIRSLISTDARIVRMKISWGLNGTFETPINSTDIAQYKEILIPNIDEGIYTFDIRTFDSEGNQSMRAEVFGRVYGANYSANLNNRIIEQIRKENQDLVVNWIPESGDSTLRGTEIAYLTLSGDSATVFTEPLLHQTRLPNYKPDTRINYRTLFKPSSLAIDMFYAAEQNIDPVSYMPTERTLHARSSWTIAGFSSEEPANNRLANRVIDNDVATFWITRYSSQATDYPNHWITIDMKEELQVDGFFFAQKNGDRKIRELEIFASQDNQTFESVGRYSLAAIDRTYQYVDLSARKSFRYFKIVPLSGHDTQRQPGLAEVGTYTIGN; via the coding sequence ATGAAAACAAAAAAAATATACAGGCACTTCAGCATCTTGGTTCTCAGCATCATCCTATTATGGCGATGTACACCGATAGACTATTACTACAGTGATTACCTAGAAAACGCCGAGAAAGTATATCCCGGGAAGGTCGACTCCATCTCGTTCAAGCCCGGCTACAACCGCGCCGCCATACGATCGCTGATCAGCACAGATGCTAGAATCGTACGGATGAAAATATCCTGGGGATTGAACGGCACGTTTGAGACCCCCATTAACAGTACCGATATTGCGCAGTACAAAGAAATCTTGATCCCCAATATCGATGAAGGCATCTACACCTTTGACATCCGTACCTTCGATAGTGAGGGCAACCAATCCATGCGTGCCGAAGTATTTGGCCGGGTGTATGGCGCAAATTATTCGGCCAACCTCAACAATCGCATTATCGAACAGATCCGCAAGGAGAATCAAGACCTTGTGGTAAACTGGATTCCCGAGTCGGGCGATAGTACGCTGCGTGGAACCGAGATAGCCTACCTCACCCTGTCCGGCGATTCGGCCACGGTATTTACCGAGCCTCTGCTTCATCAAACACGCCTGCCCAATTACAAACCCGACACGCGGATCAACTATCGTACCTTGTTCAAGCCGAGCTCGCTAGCCATCGATATGTTTTATGCCGCCGAGCAAAATATCGATCCGGTAAGCTACATGCCTACTGAGCGCACGCTACATGCGCGTAGCAGCTGGACCATCGCCGGCTTTAGCTCTGAAGAGCCTGCCAACAATCGGCTGGCCAACCGGGTTATCGACAATGATGTCGCCACATTTTGGATCACACGCTACTCCTCGCAAGCCACCGATTACCCCAACCACTGGATCACTATTGACATGAAAGAAGAGCTGCAGGTGGACGGATTTTTCTTTGCGCAAAAGAATGGCGATAGAAAAATCCGCGAACTGGAGATATTCGCCAGCCAAGATAACCAAACCTTCGAAAGCGTGGGCCGATATAGCTTGGCCGCCATCGACCGTACCTACCAATATGTCGATTTATCGGCACGCAAATCCTTCCGCTACTTCAAGATTGTTCCGCTCAGCGGGCATGATACACAGCGGCAACCGGGTCTCGCAGAGGTGGGCACCTACACCATTGGTAATTAA
- a CDS encoding family 43 glycosylhydrolase codes for MKKTMIKLGCVLALLSAVSCEKIGDFNSVNPQEQVTLEDSFVNPILPRGADPWVTQKNGKYYFTYTQGSKLVLYETDRISELALAKSHDAWIPPSGTAYSKNLWAPELHEINGKWYIYFSADNGSNANHRMYVVENSNVNPMEGEWVFKGKVGDSSNQWAIDGSILHHEGEMYMLWSGGNAGAPPQNIYIARMSDPWTIVGEKVSIATPTYPWEKFGNPINEGPQILHNPAGEVVVVYSGSGYWVDNYCLGLLRLANGGDPMNPADWTKKSEPVFSMLAESGAYGPGHNGFFQSPDGSEDWIIYHARSMPNGGDNNGRNARIQAFDWLADGTPNFGVPTKIGQARKRPSGERLREIYKKENWSVLGYSSEELVNTRLADRLIDNDLSSYWITRYSSSPTNYPDHWISIDMQQSLDVDGFVIVQKNGDRKVKTLDIEISTDNQSWVSLGEFELQNIEGRTQYLPLANRTVFRYFKLIPKSGLDNQLQPGLAEAGTFRYKAP; via the coding sequence ATGAAAAAGACCATGATTAAACTAGGCTGCGTATTAGCCCTGCTATCCGCTGTTTCATGCGAAAAAATAGGCGATTTTAATAGCGTAAATCCGCAAGAACAGGTTACCCTTGAAGACAGTTTTGTCAACCCCATTTTGCCAAGGGGTGCCGATCCATGGGTGACGCAGAAAAATGGAAAATACTACTTCACCTACACCCAAGGAAGCAAACTGGTGCTCTACGAAACCGACCGCATCTCGGAATTGGCCTTGGCCAAGAGCCACGATGCTTGGATTCCGCCAAGTGGTACAGCATACTCCAAAAACCTGTGGGCTCCCGAGCTGCACGAGATCAATGGTAAGTGGTATATCTATTTCTCTGCAGACAACGGCAGCAATGCCAACCACCGCATGTACGTGGTGGAAAATTCCAACGTCAACCCGATGGAAGGGGAATGGGTTTTTAAGGGAAAGGTGGGCGACTCTAGCAACCAATGGGCGATAGACGGCAGCATCTTACATCACGAGGGAGAGATGTATATGCTATGGTCCGGCGGAAATGCTGGCGCGCCACCACAAAACATCTACATTGCTCGAATGAGTGACCCTTGGACCATCGTTGGCGAGAAGGTCAGCATTGCCACGCCCACCTATCCTTGGGAAAAATTTGGCAATCCCATCAACGAAGGCCCACAAATACTGCATAATCCGGCCGGCGAAGTAGTGGTCGTCTATTCGGGCAGCGGCTACTGGGTGGATAACTATTGCCTAGGGCTACTGCGCCTAGCCAACGGTGGCGACCCGATGAACCCGGCCGATTGGACTAAAAAATCAGAACCGGTATTTTCCATGCTGGCCGAGAGTGGCGCCTATGGGCCGGGGCACAACGGCTTCTTCCAATCGCCAGACGGCAGTGAAGATTGGATTATCTACCATGCACGAAGCATGCCCAACGGCGGCGATAATAATGGTCGAAATGCACGCATACAAGCATTCGACTGGTTAGCTGATGGGACACCAAATTTCGGTGTCCCTACTAAAATTGGACAAGCACGAAAACGTCCGTCCGGCGAGAGGCTCAGGGAAATTTACAAGAAGGAAAACTGGTCCGTATTAGGCTACAGCTCCGAGGAGCTGGTCAATACCCGACTTGCCGACCGACTGATCGACAATGACCTTTCCTCTTATTGGATCACCCGCTACTCTTCCAGCCCTACCAATTACCCCGACCACTGGATATCCATCGATATGCAGCAATCCCTCGATGTGGACGGATTTGTCATCGTACAGAAAAACGGCGATCGCAAAGTCAAAACTTTGGACATTGAAATCAGCACCGATAACCAGTCTTGGGTAAGTTTGGGCGAGTTTGAGCTACAAAATATCGAAGGAAGAACACAGTATCTGCCGCTTGCCAACCGAACGGTGTTCCGCTATTTCAAGCTCATCCCTAAAAGTGGACTCGACAATCAGCTGCAGCCGGGGCTTGCCGAAGCGGGAACCTTCCGGTACAAGGCGCCATAA
- a CDS encoding response regulator transcription factor, producing MQTSKPVKYTLLVVDDNQDMIEFLDDVLSDRHHIVKALDGAAAIDLIESTAIDLIVSDVMMPFVDGFELCRHVKGSLQLQHIPFIMLTAKNTLRSKIEGLEHGADVYLEKPFLPDLLLAQINSLLRNRQNIRVHFNRSPQFSASNEQANKHEQGFLKKLDLFILENIAVRTLCVEQLADYMNMSRPTLYRKVRLLSNLSPNELINITRLNKAAELLRQSRFKIYEISSMVGFSSSSHFVRNFIRNFHVSPKAYRNEHQAADSS from the coding sequence ATGCAAACAAGTAAACCTGTAAAATATACCCTGCTGGTTGTGGATGACAACCAAGATATGATCGAGTTTCTAGATGATGTGCTTTCCGATAGGCACCACATCGTCAAGGCGCTAGATGGAGCTGCAGCGATCGATCTTATTGAAAGTACAGCCATTGATCTTATTGTGAGCGATGTGATGATGCCCTTCGTCGATGGTTTCGAACTGTGCCGCCATGTAAAGGGCAGCCTGCAGCTGCAGCATATTCCGTTCATTATGCTTACGGCGAAAAACACATTGCGATCGAAAATTGAAGGACTGGAACATGGCGCAGATGTTTACCTCGAAAAACCCTTTCTACCCGACCTTCTTCTTGCGCAGATCAACAGCCTGCTACGCAACCGCCAAAATATTCGGGTGCATTTTAACCGATCACCACAGTTTTCAGCCAGCAACGAGCAAGCTAACAAGCATGAGCAAGGGTTCTTGAAAAAATTAGATCTTTTTATCCTAGAGAATATTGCGGTGCGCACCCTTTGCGTAGAGCAATTGGCCGACTACATGAACATGAGCAGACCCACCTTGTACCGTAAAGTCAGGCTGCTGTCCAATCTATCGCCCAATGAGCTAATCAACATCACCCGACTAAACAAGGCGGCCGAGCTGCTACGACAGAGCCGCTTCAAGATCTATGAGATCTCCAGCATGGTGGGTTTTAGCTCATCCTCCCATTTTGTACGCAATTTTATTCGCAACTTCCACGTCAGTCCGAAGGCTTATAGAAACGAACATCAGGCCGCAGATAGTTCCTGA
- a CDS encoding endo alpha-1,4 polygalactosaminidase — protein sequence MSVKNIILLFLLAFTACKKDSNSPDSENPEVSDYRQAMRDFVQGISAYGKQLKPGFIIIPQNGLDLVSNNGESTGSPNTAYLDAIDANGQEDLLYGYDEDNVATPAAETARLRGLLNMSQRAGNSILVIDYCWDSQKMSRSYQEHAAAGYLSFAADERSLNNIPSFPAKIQGENANNITNMAQAKNFLYLINPEKYNSKAAFIAAVRASNYDLLIMDLFLSDEAFTKDEIQQLQVKANGGKRLVICYMSIGEAEDYRYYWQSSWNSNKPTWLDQENPDWKGNFKVKYWNSTWQNIIYGQENSYTKRIIDAGFDGVYLDIIDAFEYYER from the coding sequence ATGTCCGTAAAAAACATAATCCTCCTCTTTCTTTTGGCGTTCACCGCTTGTAAAAAAGACAGTAACAGCCCCGATTCCGAAAATCCAGAAGTTAGCGATTACCGTCAAGCCATGCGCGACTTTGTGCAGGGCATTAGCGCCTACGGTAAACAACTGAAACCGGGCTTTATTATTATTCCGCAGAACGGACTAGATCTCGTTAGCAATAACGGGGAAAGCACGGGCAGTCCCAACACAGCCTATCTTGATGCCATTGATGCCAACGGCCAAGAAGATCTGCTTTACGGCTATGATGAAGATAATGTTGCCACGCCGGCGGCAGAAACCGCGAGGTTACGAGGTCTGCTAAACATGTCTCAACGGGCCGGCAACAGCATACTGGTGATCGACTATTGCTGGGACAGCCAAAAAATGAGCCGATCTTACCAAGAGCATGCCGCAGCGGGATACCTTTCCTTCGCTGCAGACGAACGGTCGCTAAACAATATCCCGAGTTTTCCAGCGAAGATACAAGGCGAAAACGCCAACAATATTACGAACATGGCGCAGGCCAAGAATTTTCTATACCTCATCAATCCCGAGAAGTACAACAGCAAGGCTGCTTTTATCGCTGCTGTGCGCGCCAGCAATTACGACTTGCTCATCATGGATCTTTTCCTTTCTGATGAGGCCTTCACGAAAGACGAAATCCAACAGCTGCAGGTAAAAGCCAATGGTGGGAAACGACTCGTGATCTGCTACATGTCCATCGGCGAAGCCGAAGACTACCGCTACTATTGGCAGTCTAGCTGGAACAGCAACAAACCCACATGGTTGGATCAAGAAAATCCAGATTGGAAAGGAAATTTTAAGGTAAAATACTGGAACAGCACCTGGCAAAATATTATCTACGGACAGGAAAACTCGTATACAAAGCGGATTATCGACGCCGGATTTGATGGTGTTTATCTCGATATCATCGATGCATTTGAGTATTACGAGCGTTAG
- a CDS encoding enolase C-terminal domain-like protein: MRRRTFLHALNLGIASTALAHTKLMGMPFDLDLSTAADKELDYHRIKDIRFSTVQLNYPRLVGKNARLDLHGHGPRVEICVLYTDQGATGWASLRGSRKEAEPIAKAMIGKKVSELFQRQIGITDAQYIPFDIALHDLAGVILQKPVYALLGQKRPIISDCYSGMLYFDDLEPSDKPAGIDKVLEECRDDYAMGYRQFKLKIGRGHKWMPADAGLQRDIDVTKAVAKAFPDCEILVDGNNGFTVDRFIQYLQGIAGVKLFWIEEPFHETEADYSKLRQWLKSEGITTLLADGEADPNQQQLRQLFEKKLLDVHLTDIEGLGFTNWRKLMPELKQLGAQASPHAWGSLLKTYYTAHLAGGLGNTVTIEGVSSTSDDVDLSSYRLEKGKLIPASGHGFGMKLLKQV, encoded by the coding sequence ATGAGGAGAAGAACATTCCTACATGCCTTAAACCTAGGCATCGCATCGACCGCTTTAGCGCACACCAAGCTAATGGGTATGCCCTTTGATTTGGATTTATCTACAGCCGCTGATAAAGAGCTCGACTATCATCGGATAAAAGACATCCGTTTTTCCACGGTACAGCTAAATTATCCGCGCCTCGTTGGTAAAAATGCGCGATTGGATCTGCATGGCCATGGCCCACGGGTAGAGATCTGTGTGCTATACACCGATCAGGGCGCCACGGGCTGGGCATCGCTACGCGGATCACGCAAGGAAGCCGAGCCCATTGCTAAAGCGATGATCGGCAAGAAAGTAAGCGAGCTTTTCCAGCGACAGATTGGTATCACGGACGCCCAGTATATACCCTTCGATATCGCCCTACACGATCTGGCAGGCGTTATCCTGCAGAAACCGGTATATGCCCTACTGGGACAGAAGCGGCCAATCATTAGCGATTGCTACAGCGGCATGCTTTATTTTGATGATCTGGAGCCCAGCGACAAGCCTGCAGGCATCGACAAGGTATTGGAAGAATGCCGAGACGATTATGCCATGGGCTACCGCCAGTTTAAGCTGAAGATCGGGCGTGGCCATAAATGGATGCCTGCCGATGCCGGCTTACAGCGCGACATCGATGTCACCAAGGCTGTAGCCAAAGCCTTTCCCGATTGCGAGATACTGGTGGATGGTAACAACGGATTTACGGTAGACCGCTTTATCCAATACCTACAAGGGATTGCCGGTGTCAAGCTTTTCTGGATCGAGGAACCCTTTCACGAAACCGAAGCCGACTACAGCAAACTGCGCCAATGGCTAAAAAGCGAAGGCATAACCACCTTGTTGGCCGATGGCGAGGCCGACCCTAATCAGCAACAGCTGCGGCAGCTTTTCGAGAAAAAACTACTCGATGTACACCTCACGGATATCGAGGGGCTAGGCTTCACCAATTGGCGCAAGCTGATGCCCGAGTTAAAGCAACTTGGTGCGCAAGCATCGCCTCATGCTTGGGGCTCTCTACTCAAAACTTACTATACCGCCCATTTGGCCGGCGGATTAGGCAACACTGTCACCATTGAGGGCGTGAGCAGTACCTCTGATGATGTTGACCTATCAAGCTACCGTTTGGAAAAAGGCAAATTAATTCCAGCGAGTGGACACGGCTTCGGCATGAAGCTACTCAAGCAAGTGTAA
- a CDS encoding Pr6Pr family membrane protein, which translates to MVYSKKIALLGACLTWFALVVQFVIMLLHREVSLVESLVRFFSYFTILTNILVALYFTAVGWPKPIRALHFIQNHSAATAICTFILTVGIVYQTVLRNLWQPQGIHFVVDQLLHGIVPLFMLGHWLLIIRSGKIESGRVYRWLWYPILYLLFALTRGYFSGFYPYPFLNIEEIGFGITLINVALISFGTIVMLALLITLGKWVQKGLKTQ; encoded by the coding sequence ATGGTCTATTCAAAAAAAATCGCCCTCCTAGGAGCCTGCCTGACTTGGTTTGCGCTCGTCGTCCAATTTGTCATTATGTTGCTTCATCGGGAGGTTTCCCTAGTCGAGTCCTTGGTTCGTTTTTTTAGCTATTTCACCATTCTTACCAATATTCTGGTTGCACTATATTTCACAGCTGTAGGCTGGCCAAAACCTATACGCGCACTACACTTTATTCAAAACCACAGTGCCGCTACGGCAATCTGCACGTTTATACTCACCGTGGGTATCGTCTACCAAACGGTTCTGAGAAACCTGTGGCAGCCACAAGGCATACATTTCGTTGTCGATCAATTGCTGCATGGCATTGTCCCACTTTTTATGTTGGGGCATTGGTTGCTTATTATTCGCAGTGGTAAAATCGAGTCCGGCCGCGTGTACCGCTGGCTATGGTATCCTATTCTCTACCTGCTATTTGCGCTTACCCGTGGTTATTTCTCCGGTTTCTACCCCTATCCTTTTCTGAATATCGAAGAAATCGGTTTCGGCATAACCTTAATCAATGTTGCCTTGATATCCTTTGGTACTATCGTGATGCTAGCCTTGCTCATTACCCTAGGCAAGTGGGTTCAGAAAGGATTGAAAACACAATAG
- a CDS encoding DUF3347 domain-containing protein: MKSYTLVGLLALSISVNSAMAQIKNSKLLTVQISGNCGMCKSTIEKAGDVANESLVVWNSKTNEATLTYDSNKTSEDAILKRIALAGYDNERYLAPEETYAALHSCCQYDRTLQAEEAGRKPAENQSQGDSGEQHTAHEATASSSVSSLLTPYLGLKDALIAGDSKAANEATKKFDQALTALQAANFSKEEKAVWANEQKKLQQATAGITAGKSIDAQRQAFDKLSRSLYTVLKASKTSDKLYYQHCPMYQDGKGAYWISREAGIKNPYYGAQMLSCGKTVETL; encoded by the coding sequence ATGAAATCATATACATTAGTAGGTCTATTAGCCCTTTCAATATCCGTTAACAGCGCTATGGCGCAAATTAAAAACAGCAAATTGCTTACCGTGCAGATCAGCGGAAACTGCGGCATGTGCAAATCCACTATCGAGAAAGCAGGCGATGTGGCCAATGAATCTTTAGTCGTTTGGAATAGTAAAACCAACGAAGCGACCCTAACCTACGATAGCAACAAAACATCTGAAGATGCCATTTTAAAACGCATTGCACTTGCCGGATACGACAATGAACGCTATTTGGCGCCGGAGGAAACCTACGCCGCCTTGCACAGCTGCTGCCAATATGATCGCACACTACAGGCCGAAGAAGCAGGCCGCAAGCCAGCCGAGAACCAAAGCCAAGGAGATAGCGGTGAGCAGCATACGGCTCACGAAGCAACAGCGAGCAGCTCGGTTAGCAGCCTGCTAACGCCCTATCTAGGCCTAAAAGATGCCCTGATTGCAGGCGATAGCAAGGCCGCCAATGAAGCCACGAAGAAATTCGACCAAGCCTTGACGGCACTGCAGGCTGCGAACTTCAGCAAGGAAGAAAAAGCGGTGTGGGCTAATGAACAAAAGAAACTGCAGCAAGCAACTGCAGGCATCACGGCAGGAAAATCCATTGACGCACAGCGTCAGGCATTCGACAAGCTGTCCCGTTCACTTTACACCGTGCTCAAAGCGTCCAAAACATCGGACAAGCTTTACTATCAGCATTGCCCGATGTATCAGGACGGCAAAGGCGCCTATTGGATAAGCCGCGAAGCAGGGATCAAAAACCCCTACTATGGAGCGCAGATGCTAAGCTGTGGAAAAACGGTAGAAACCCTGTAA